A region from the Bradyrhizobium erythrophlei genome encodes:
- a CDS encoding glutamine synthetase family protein, with amino-acid sequence MLKVVEEGPHDHAMPTLALSSPEEANAFVEKVKSSGFEFVRFELPDMAGLSRGKTIPVGHIAGYMKSGLNLYGGAVALDSYSIPVRDSGYNEEMNYQDCVMVVDQDTLTPVPWLEKTGRVICDTMWYDGRLQMASPRLLLKKMLSLAAALGYTAKIGHEYEFYVVDAKTREPIFGGQPIFVTSRTHHVPAIDDLIRVLQSQGIDIITYNVEHGPGQVEINYGALDGVAASDRAFVFKGTVKEYLIKHGLLATFMTKPYKGLSGSCSHFHISLLDSKTGSNAFLDPEDENGMSETFKRFIQGVLDHMPAAMAVWNPTPNCYRRIRPKTYAPSNVSWGVQDRSASVRVKASRDQSTHMEVRVPSAMSNPYLVAATTIAAGLLGIEQQRQLMPAGTGPKEDDDRYAKLPTEMHDALDAFESDTALREMLGEEFVKVYLSMKRQEVARLRDEIPPAEINEYFELY; translated from the coding sequence ATGCTGAAAGTCGTCGAAGAAGGACCTCACGATCACGCGATGCCGACACTCGCGCTATCCTCGCCGGAGGAAGCAAATGCGTTTGTCGAAAAGGTTAAATCCAGCGGCTTCGAGTTCGTCCGCTTTGAGTTGCCGGACATGGCTGGTCTCAGCCGCGGAAAGACGATCCCGGTTGGTCATATAGCCGGATATATGAAATCAGGCCTGAACCTCTATGGCGGCGCCGTCGCTCTCGACAGTTATTCGATTCCTGTGCGCGATTCCGGCTACAATGAAGAAATGAACTACCAGGACTGCGTCATGGTTGTTGACCAGGACACACTGACGCCGGTGCCCTGGCTGGAGAAAACCGGCCGCGTGATTTGCGATACGATGTGGTACGACGGACGGCTTCAAATGGCCTCGCCGCGTCTTCTGCTCAAGAAGATGCTCTCCCTTGCGGCGGCGCTCGGTTACACCGCAAAAATAGGCCACGAATACGAGTTCTATGTTGTCGATGCAAAGACCCGCGAGCCCATATTCGGAGGACAACCGATCTTCGTGACGTCTCGCACTCATCACGTGCCGGCGATCGACGACCTCATTCGCGTTCTGCAGAGTCAGGGTATCGATATCATCACTTACAATGTCGAGCACGGACCAGGTCAGGTCGAGATCAATTACGGTGCACTTGACGGTGTTGCCGCTTCCGACCGGGCTTTCGTGTTCAAGGGTACCGTCAAGGAATATCTTATCAAACACGGTTTGCTCGCGACGTTCATGACCAAGCCTTACAAGGGGTTATCGGGAAGTTGCTCGCATTTCCATATCTCGCTCCTCGATAGCAAAACGGGATCGAACGCTTTCCTCGATCCCGAAGATGAGAACGGAATGTCGGAGACGTTTAAACGCTTCATTCAAGGGGTGCTGGATCATATGCCCGCGGCGATGGCGGTTTGGAATCCCACGCCTAACTGCTATCGCCGGATTCGTCCCAAGACCTACGCGCCATCGAATGTTTCCTGGGGCGTACAGGACCGTTCCGCCAGCGTTCGGGTAAAGGCAAGCCGTGACCAATCGACTCACATGGAGGTCCGTGTCCCATCGGCCATGTCAAATCCTTATCTTGTGGCCGCCACGACGATAGCAGCGGGGTTGCTCGGCATCGAGCAGCAACGGCAATTGATGCCGGCCGGCACCGGTCCCAAGGAAGACGACGACCGCTACGCCAAGCTTCCGACCGAAATGCACGATGCTCTCGACGCATTTGAATCTGATACCGCGCTCCGGGAAATGCTGGGTGAGGAATTCGTGAAGGTGTACCTTTCGATGAAGCGGCAGGAGGTGGCGCGCCTAAGAGATGAAATCCCGCCCGCGGAAATAAACGAGTATTTTGAGCTCTATTGA